From Citricoccus sp. SGAir0253, a single genomic window includes:
- a CDS encoding type II secretion system F family protein: MSTLVIVAGLVLVYAALLLAVWQLGPSAGAANLAGRVQRPEAASLLSRLADRTSQAADSLLRRGERSHSLSRALDLAGLRVSAPDFLVILGVVMLVCLALGALGGVLVLGIVLAVLVPVLARVVLGVLASRRRAAFARQLESSLQLIAGSLRAGSSLLRALDSLVQESDSPTREEFSRVVNQVRLGRDVSEALHETAERMDCKDFHWVTQAIAIHREVGGNLAEVLDEVGRTIRERQQIIGLIRSLSADGRLSGMVLMGLPVAIGLFLSVIQPSYIGAFFTHPLGIGLLVASVLMFVIGGVWMRRVITIEF, from the coding sequence ATGAGCACCCTCGTCATCGTGGCCGGGCTGGTGCTCGTCTACGCCGCCCTGCTGCTGGCCGTCTGGCAGCTGGGCCCCTCCGCCGGTGCCGCCAACCTGGCCGGGCGCGTCCAGCGCCCGGAGGCGGCGAGCCTGCTGTCCCGGCTGGCCGACCGCACCTCCCAGGCCGCCGACTCGCTCCTGCGGCGCGGCGAGCGCAGCCACTCCCTCTCCCGGGCCCTCGACCTGGCCGGTCTGCGGGTCTCCGCGCCGGATTTCCTGGTCATCCTCGGGGTGGTGATGCTCGTCTGCCTCGCCCTCGGCGCGCTGGGCGGGGTGCTCGTGCTGGGCATCGTCCTCGCCGTGCTCGTGCCCGTCCTCGCGCGGGTGGTCCTGGGCGTATTGGCCTCCCGGCGACGGGCCGCCTTCGCGCGGCAGCTGGAGTCCTCCCTACAGTTGATCGCCGGCAGCCTGCGCGCCGGGTCCAGCCTGCTGCGCGCGCTGGACAGCCTCGTGCAGGAGTCGGACTCGCCCACCCGCGAGGAGTTCTCCCGCGTCGTCAACCAGGTCCGGCTCGGCCGGGACGTCTCGGAGGCACTCCACGAGACCGCCGAGCGGATGGACTGCAAGGACTTCCACTGGGTGACCCAGGCGATCGCCATCCACCGGGAGGTCGGCGGCAACCTCGCCGAGGTCCTGGACGAGGTGGGGCGCACCATCCGCGAGCGCCAGCAGATCATCGGGTTGATCCGCTCGCTCAGCGCCGACGGGCGGCTCTCCGGCATGGTCCTAATGGGCCTGCCCGTGGCCATCGGCCTCTTCCTGAGCGTCATCCAACCCTCCTACATCGGCGCGTTCTTCACGCACCCGCTGGGGATCGGCCTGCTGGTGGCGAGC
- a CDS encoding CpaF family protein — translation MKLSERLQSGGAPTGAAASAAQIPALVTPPAPASAPTSTTAAPPAGDAAPLSDALTALKDTASAQLFERLGARLSDTSLDDAQLRQLVHQELSSVVAQEEIPLSREERQRLVRGVTDDVLGYGPIQRLLDDDSITEVMVNGPDLVYVEQHGRITRSGVRFASEEQLRQVIERIVTKIGRRVDESSPLVDARLEDGSRVNAIIPPLAVNGSALTIRKFSRDPLKVDDLVRFGTMTTSMAQLLDACVRARLNVIISGGTGTGKTTLLNVLSSFIPDGERIITIEDAVELQLQQEHVVRLESRPANVEGRGQVTIRDLVRNSLRMRPDRIVVGEVRGGETLDMLQAMNTGHDGSLSTVHANSPRDALARLETLVLMAGMDLPLRAIREQLASAVDVIVQLTRLRDGTRRVTHVTEVQGMEGDVVTLQDAFVFDYAAGVDAQGRFLGQAISTGIRPSFTERMHDLGIEVPASIFEAPSGPLGAAPARGRR, via the coding sequence GTGAAGCTCTCCGAACGCCTCCAGTCGGGCGGCGCCCCCACGGGCGCCGCAGCCTCGGCAGCCCAGATCCCTGCGCTGGTGACGCCGCCGGCCCCCGCCTCGGCGCCGACGTCGACCACCGCGGCCCCGCCCGCGGGCGACGCCGCCCCGCTCAGCGATGCGTTGACGGCGCTGAAGGACACGGCCTCCGCGCAGCTCTTCGAGCGGCTCGGTGCCCGCCTCTCCGACACGTCCCTCGACGACGCCCAGCTGCGCCAGCTGGTCCACCAAGAACTGTCCAGCGTGGTGGCGCAGGAGGAGATCCCGCTGTCCCGCGAGGAGCGTCAGCGCCTCGTCCGGGGCGTCACGGACGACGTGCTCGGCTACGGGCCCATCCAGCGCCTGCTCGACGACGACTCCATCACCGAGGTCATGGTCAACGGGCCGGACCTCGTCTACGTGGAGCAGCACGGGCGGATCACCCGCAGCGGCGTCCGGTTCGCCTCCGAGGAGCAACTGCGCCAGGTGATCGAGCGCATCGTCACCAAGATCGGCCGGCGCGTGGACGAGTCCTCCCCGCTCGTGGACGCGCGCCTCGAGGACGGGTCCCGCGTCAACGCGATCATCCCGCCGCTGGCCGTCAACGGCTCCGCCCTGACGATCCGCAAGTTCTCCCGCGACCCCCTCAAGGTGGACGACCTCGTCCGGTTCGGCACCATGACGACGTCCATGGCCCAGCTGCTCGACGCCTGCGTCCGCGCCCGGCTGAACGTCATCATCTCGGGGGGCACCGGCACCGGCAAGACGACGTTGCTCAACGTCCTCTCCTCGTTCATCCCGGACGGCGAGCGCATCATCACGATCGAGGACGCCGTGGAGCTGCAGCTGCAGCAGGAGCACGTGGTGCGCCTCGAGTCGCGGCCGGCGAACGTGGAGGGCCGGGGGCAGGTCACCATCCGCGACCTGGTCCGCAACTCCCTGCGCATGCGCCCCGACCGGATCGTCGTGGGCGAGGTCCGCGGCGGGGAGACGCTGGACATGCTCCAGGCCATGAACACCGGCCACGACGGCTCGCTGTCCACCGTGCACGCGAACAGCCCCCGAGACGCCCTCGCCCGTCTGGAGACGCTCGTCCTGATGGCCGGGATGGACCTGCCGCTGCGGGCCATCCGGGAGCAACTCGCCTCGGCCGTGGACGTCATCGTCCAGCTGACCCGCCTGCGGGACGGCACCCGCCGCGTGACGCACGTGACCGAGGTCCAGGGCATGGAGGGGGACGTCGTCACGCTCCAGGACGCCTTCGTCTTCGACTACGCCGCCGGGGTGGACGCGCAGGGCCGGTTCCTCGGCCAGGCGATCTCCACGGGGATCCGTCCCTCCTTCACGGAGCGGATGCACGACCTCGGGATCGAGGTCCCGGCGAGCATCTTCGAGGCACCCTCCGGGCCCCTCGGGGCCGCACCCGCGAGGGGGCGGCGATGA
- a CDS encoding AAA family ATPase, with protein sequence MSRYALLGPSPTFHERFLAAITGPLEGQVTTWTGDDVPHQPEQVTAGLDRPALLDVVVLGDGLPVEESLRMAASLAVVRPDVSVLVVGEPTTDLMLSAMRAGVRDIIPPEAEVAEIRELVQRATRSATARRPFASGDDGVPARGRVIPVLSPKGGAGKTTVATNLATGLAVDFPQEVVLVDLDLQFGDVASALHLYPKHTIVDAVQPDSLRDSMVLKSHLTPHPDGLYVLCAPEAAADADQIGPQQVTDLLEQLAEQYAFVVIDTSPGLTEHTLSALDAATDFVMVGGLDVPSIRGMHRELEVLQMLELGTLSRRIVLNATHPRNGLSRPDAEATLGIKADVMVPEHRAMRVATNEGVPILLKAPRNPAAKELQRLVQYYGSSRPVGAGARARHRKERV encoded by the coding sequence ATGAGCCGCTACGCCCTGCTGGGCCCGTCCCCCACCTTCCACGAGCGCTTCCTCGCGGCGATCACCGGCCCCCTCGAGGGGCAGGTCACCACGTGGACCGGCGACGACGTCCCCCACCAGCCCGAACAGGTCACGGCCGGCCTGGACCGGCCCGCCCTCCTCGACGTCGTCGTCCTCGGCGACGGACTGCCGGTGGAGGAGTCCCTGCGCATGGCCGCCTCGCTCGCCGTGGTCCGGCCGGACGTCAGCGTCCTGGTCGTCGGCGAGCCGACGACAGACCTCATGCTGTCCGCCATGCGCGCCGGGGTCCGGGACATCATCCCCCCGGAGGCCGAGGTCGCCGAGATCCGCGAGCTGGTCCAGCGCGCCACCCGCAGCGCCACCGCCCGCCGGCCCTTCGCCTCCGGCGATGACGGTGTCCCGGCCCGCGGCCGCGTGATCCCCGTGCTCTCGCCCAAGGGCGGGGCCGGCAAGACCACGGTGGCGACCAACCTCGCCACCGGACTGGCCGTCGACTTCCCGCAGGAGGTGGTCCTCGTGGACCTGGACCTCCAGTTCGGGGACGTCGCCTCGGCGCTGCACCTGTACCCGAAGCACACCATCGTGGATGCGGTGCAGCCGGACTCCCTGCGGGACAGCATGGTGCTCAAGAGCCACCTGACGCCCCACCCGGACGGGCTCTACGTACTGTGCGCCCCCGAGGCCGCCGCGGACGCCGACCAGATCGGCCCCCAGCAGGTCACCGACCTGCTCGAGCAGCTCGCCGAGCAGTACGCCTTCGTGGTCATCGACACCTCGCCCGGGTTGACCGAGCACACGCTCTCGGCCCTGGACGCCGCCACGGACTTCGTCATGGTCGGCGGGCTGGACGTGCCGAGCATCCGCGGCATGCACCGCGAGCTCGAGGTGCTGCAGATGCTGGAACTCGGCACGCTGTCCCGGCGCATCGTCCTCAACGCGACCCACCCCCGCAACGGGCTGAGCCGCCCGGACGCCGAGGCCACCCTCGGGATCAAGGCCGACGTGATGGTCCCCGAGCACCGGGCCATGCGCGTGGCCACGAACGAGGGGGTGCCGATCCTGCTCAAGGCCCCGCGCAATCCCGCCGCGAAGGAACTGCAGCGGCTCGTCCAGTACTACGGCTCGTCGCGGCCCGTCGGGGCCGGCGCACGGGCCCGCCACCGGAAGGAACGGGTGTGA
- the cpaB gene encoding Flp pilus assembly protein CpaB, with translation MKKRIIGGLIAVLLAVVGTVLILQYVSAAESRAMGDAKATSVYVVTTAVPAGTTAQQLPEYVEATEYPAKAVPSDAVRSLTELEGRVSTVELQPGEQVLASRFATPEELEEKRKVPVPKGLQEISVALAPQRVVGGQLEAGDLVGVFVSLEGAKKSKDIPFSQLALHQVLVTQVQGLPAVEAETGAKADGQEPSANGSTDPDAPAVPEDAVIVTLALDTPDAERLVYAQEFGLTWLSHQTKDTTDDGSRPVTKEEVHE, from the coding sequence GTGAAAAAGCGCATCATCGGCGGTCTCATCGCCGTCCTGCTGGCCGTCGTCGGCACCGTCCTCATCCTCCAGTACGTCTCCGCGGCCGAGAGCCGCGCGATGGGCGATGCCAAGGCCACCTCCGTCTACGTCGTGACCACCGCCGTACCCGCCGGGACCACTGCCCAGCAGTTGCCCGAGTACGTCGAGGCCACCGAATATCCCGCCAAGGCCGTCCCGTCCGACGCCGTCCGCTCCCTCACGGAGCTCGAGGGCCGGGTGTCCACCGTCGAGCTCCAGCCCGGCGAGCAGGTCCTGGCCTCGCGGTTCGCCACCCCCGAGGAACTCGAGGAGAAGCGGAAGGTCCCGGTGCCCAAGGGCCTCCAGGAGATCTCCGTCGCCCTGGCGCCGCAGCGCGTCGTCGGCGGCCAGCTCGAGGCCGGCGACCTCGTGGGCGTCTTCGTCTCCCTGGAGGGAGCGAAGAAGTCGAAGGACATTCCCTTCTCCCAGCTGGCCCTCCACCAGGTCCTCGTCACCCAGGTGCAGGGCCTGCCCGCGGTCGAGGCGGAGACCGGCGCGAAGGCCGACGGCCAGGAGCCGTCCGCGAACGGCTCCACCGACCCGGACGCCCCGGCCGTCCCCGAGGACGCCGTGATCGTCACCCTGGCGCTCGACACCCCGGACGCCGAGCGCCTCGTCTACGCCCAGGAGTTCGGACTCACCTGGCTCTCCCACCAGACCAAGGACACCACCGACGACGGCTCCCGCCCCGTCACCAAGGAAGAGGTGCACGAATGA
- a CDS encoding TadE/TadG family type IV pilus assembly protein, whose product MTSRLGRRLRDEERGTVSVLTAFLMVALLGFTAIVVDVGLLYFERAQLQNGADAGALAIAQDCALGTCPGDPQGLAIEMASDNANDDDATADPPQIDLGAGRVRVTAATPADNPLALAFAPVVQMLLDPARAADPDFGEAILTADAEAGWFVPTGGPRVLPLAISWCQFEYQLDAGVQVIRTSTNPTETVPGCPSSGAPGYSGTGGPELPGGFGWLDLPDSTVCGTSIDLSGLDLSDPSTTAVMDGNPGNDVPNACRDDLYDMLDEPVLVPIFTEVMGAGMSGQYRIIGFASFQLHGWNLSGSRENNTTPPNSCVGTCRGIIGEFVSFVTLDAAEQDYDFGPNPLDLGTRLVTLVD is encoded by the coding sequence GTGACCTCCCGCCTCGGCCGGCGCCTCCGCGACGAGGAGCGGGGAACCGTCTCCGTCCTCACGGCGTTCCTCATGGTCGCCCTGCTCGGGTTCACGGCCATCGTCGTGGACGTGGGCCTGCTCTACTTCGAACGGGCCCAGCTCCAGAACGGCGCCGACGCCGGCGCGCTGGCCATCGCCCAGGACTGCGCCTTGGGTACCTGCCCGGGCGACCCGCAGGGCCTCGCCATCGAGATGGCCAGCGACAATGCCAACGACGACGACGCCACCGCCGACCCCCCGCAGATCGACCTCGGCGCCGGCCGCGTCCGCGTGACGGCGGCCACCCCGGCGGACAATCCGCTGGCGCTGGCGTTCGCCCCCGTGGTGCAGATGCTCCTCGACCCGGCCCGGGCCGCGGATCCCGACTTTGGCGAGGCCATCCTGACGGCTGACGCGGAGGCCGGCTGGTTCGTTCCCACGGGCGGCCCGCGGGTGCTCCCCCTCGCCATCTCCTGGTGCCAGTTCGAGTACCAGCTCGATGCGGGCGTGCAGGTCATCCGGACCAGCACGAACCCCACGGAGACGGTCCCCGGATGCCCGTCGAGCGGCGCCCCCGGATACTCGGGCACGGGCGGTCCGGAACTCCCCGGCGGCTTCGGCTGGCTCGACCTCCCGGACAGCACCGTCTGCGGGACCTCGATCGACCTGTCTGGCCTCGACCTCTCCGATCCCTCGACAACGGCGGTCATGGACGGCAACCCCGGCAACGACGTGCCCAACGCCTGCCGGGACGACCTGTACGACATGCTCGACGAGCCCGTCCTCGTGCCCATCTTCACCGAGGTGATGGGGGCCGGCATGAGCGGCCAGTACCGCATCATCGGCTTCGCCTCGTTCCAGCTGCACGGCTGGAACCTCAGCGGCAGCCGGGAGAACAACACCACCCCTCCGAACAGTTGCGTCGGCACCTGCCGCGGCATCATCGGCGAATTCGTCTCCTTCGTCACCCTCGACGCCGCGGAGCAGGACTACGACTTCGGCCCCAATCCCCTCGACCTCGGCACCCGCCTGGTCACCCTCGTGGACTGA
- a CDS encoding TadE/TadG family type IV pilus assembly protein, whose protein sequence is MTPQPRPVSPGCTAAEERERGAAAVEFALVVPVLLAIVLGIIEFGMIFNAQIQVTAAARDAARVVSITDEPATAMGDAVNVALASAPTVPIAPASVNIAVVPAGTAANPCPAGSEVTVTINHSVDSLTGLFGAATPLTGTGVMRCGV, encoded by the coding sequence ATGACCCCGCAGCCCCGTCCCGTCTCACCGGGTTGCACCGCCGCCGAGGAGCGCGAGCGCGGTGCCGCCGCCGTCGAATTCGCGCTCGTCGTCCCGGTGCTCCTGGCCATCGTGCTCGGCATCATCGAGTTCGGCATGATCTTCAACGCCCAGATCCAGGTGACCGCCGCGGCCCGCGACGCGGCCCGCGTCGTCTCCATCACCGACGAACCGGCGACCGCCATGGGCGACGCGGTCAACGTCGCCCTGGCCTCCGCTCCGACGGTGCCCATCGCCCCCGCGAGCGTCAACATCGCCGTGGTGCCGGCCGGGACGGCGGCCAACCCCTGCCCGGCCGGCTCCGAGGTCACCGTCACCATCAACCACTCCGTGGACTCGCTGACCGGCCTCTTCGGTGCGGCCACGCCCCTCACCGGCACGGGGGTGATGAGATGCGGCGTGTGA
- a CDS encoding Flp family type IVb pilin, which yields MQHFLTSLFAMIKRDEEGATAVEYGLLVGLIAVAIVATLLLLGPELNDMFDRVLDSLTPIA from the coding sequence ATGCAGCACTTCCTGACCTCCCTGTTCGCCATGATCAAGCGTGACGAGGAGGGCGCCACCGCGGTCGAGTACGGCCTGCTGGTCGGCCTCATCGCAGTCGCCATCGTCGCCACCCTGCTCCTGCTCGGCCCCGAGCTGAACGACATGTTCGATCGGGTCCTCGACTCCCTGACGCCGATCGCGTGA
- a CDS encoding HNH endonuclease signature motif containing protein: MTIQHTPPFDVPEVPHLDRLPLEDLMRLAHEATRSLTRRLASTASLHELSPAPRPEEAAADWGAMLPTDGGKTTAGETHPTPLAATEGAASFTLPVLHHALESVARSIAAAQMSLARHTSEVFEVPATRSRLLGLPEGKTAFRDTADYLRGMLRIDTSEAKRRLRHADVLCASRVLTGEALPPQLPELSAAVHAGTLDRAAIDHVRGTVAEARRIATRAEADPEVVERLITEGEATMVDQGQAMEPAMLRRVCHHWLRWFEAAVDPDGTEPTDLDAPREQGLVYKGRRNGFHHWLLAANDAQHETLRTVAEAANNPRARQGHEEAPEAEEVPPAGGAAGPVDESAGNGPSANGPADTALDPRSRHQRSLDGLIACLSAGLSVADSKALPWTGGTRPQVAVTIDYRTLLGDLVTAGAASAEDLAGFESSATFTGSVHPQLIRTLACDADILPVVLGAEGQVLDVGRAQRLFPARLRQAIAARDGGCAAPGCSIPAPWCDVHHVQYWERGGPTSVDNGVLLCNHHHHAVHAGAWEIEMDSGRPWFIPAPYLDPQQRLRRNRYWRR, encoded by the coding sequence ATGACGATCCAGCACACGCCGCCGTTCGACGTCCCCGAGGTTCCCCATCTGGACCGGCTCCCGCTGGAGGACCTCATGCGCCTGGCCCACGAGGCCACGCGATCGCTCACCCGGAGGCTTGCCTCGACAGCGTCGCTCCACGAGCTGTCGCCGGCGCCACGGCCGGAGGAGGCCGCAGCCGACTGGGGCGCCATGCTTCCCACGGACGGCGGGAAAACCACAGCCGGCGAGACCCACCCCACCCCCCTCGCTGCGACGGAGGGAGCGGCATCGTTCACGCTGCCCGTCCTGCACCATGCCCTCGAGTCCGTGGCCCGGTCGATCGCGGCGGCGCAGATGTCCCTGGCGCGGCACACGTCCGAGGTCTTCGAGGTCCCCGCCACACGGTCGCGGCTCCTCGGGCTGCCGGAGGGCAAGACCGCCTTCCGGGACACCGCGGACTACCTCCGGGGCATGCTCCGCATCGACACCTCCGAGGCGAAGCGGCGGCTCCGGCACGCCGACGTGCTGTGCGCCTCTCGGGTGCTCACCGGGGAGGCGCTCCCCCCGCAGTTGCCGGAGTTGTCGGCGGCGGTGCACGCCGGCACCCTGGACCGCGCCGCCATCGACCACGTCCGGGGAACCGTCGCCGAGGCCCGGCGGATCGCGACGCGGGCGGAGGCCGACCCGGAGGTCGTCGAGCGGCTGATCACCGAGGGCGAGGCCACGATGGTGGACCAGGGCCAGGCCATGGAGCCCGCGATGCTGCGCCGGGTGTGCCACCACTGGCTCCGGTGGTTCGAGGCCGCCGTGGACCCGGACGGCACGGAGCCCACGGACCTGGACGCGCCCCGCGAGCAGGGGCTGGTCTACAAGGGCCGCCGCAACGGCTTCCACCACTGGCTCCTGGCCGCCAACGACGCCCAGCACGAGACGCTTCGGACCGTCGCCGAGGCCGCGAACAACCCCCGCGCGCGGCAGGGCCATGAGGAGGCCCCCGAGGCGGAGGAGGTTCCCCCGGCGGGAGGCGCCGCGGGGCCCGTGGACGAGTCCGCGGGGAACGGACCATCAGCGAACGGGCCTGCAGACACCGCGCTGGACCCGCGCTCGCGGCATCAGAGGTCGCTGGACGGACTCATCGCCTGCCTGTCCGCCGGCCTGTCGGTGGCCGACAGCAAGGCCCTGCCGTGGACCGGTGGGACGCGTCCGCAGGTGGCCGTCACGATCGACTACCGGACCCTCCTCGGCGACCTCGTGACCGCCGGCGCCGCCTCGGCCGAGGACCTGGCCGGCTTCGAGTCCTCGGCCACGTTCACCGGTTCCGTGCACCCCCAGCTGATCCGCACGCTGGCCTGCGATGCCGACATCCTGCCGGTCGTGCTGGGGGCGGAGGGGCAGGTCCTCGACGTCGGCCGGGCCCAGCGGCTCTTCCCCGCACGGCTGCGGCAGGCGATCGCCGCCCGGGACGGCGGCTGCGCCGCCCCGGGATGCTCCATCCCCGCGCCGTGGTGCGACGTGCACCATGTGCAGTACTGGGAACGCGGCGGCCCCACCTCCGTGGACAACGGGGTACTCCTGTGCAACCACCACCATCACGCGGTGCACGCGGGGGCCTGGGAGATCGAGATGGACTCGGGGCGGCCATGGTTCATCCCCGCGCCCTACCTCGACCCACAGCAACGGCTTCGGCGCAATCGCTACTGGCGACGATGA
- the rplM gene encoding 50S ribosomal protein L13: MRTYTPKPGDADRQWHVIDATDVVLGRLASQTATLLRGKHKPTFAPHMDMGDFVIIINAEKVALTGAKLEKKRAYRHSGYPGGLSSVSYAELLEKNPVRAVEKAVRGMLPKNSLAAEQLHKLKVYRGAEHPHAAQQPKTFDITQVAQ, encoded by the coding sequence GTGCGTACGTACACTCCCAAGCCCGGCGACGCCGACCGCCAGTGGCACGTCATTGACGCCACCGACGTCGTGCTGGGTCGTCTTGCCAGCCAGACCGCAACGCTGCTGCGCGGAAAGCACAAGCCGACCTTCGCCCCCCACATGGACATGGGCGATTTCGTCATCATCATCAACGCCGAGAAGGTGGCCCTGACCGGCGCCAAGCTCGAGAAGAAGCGCGCCTACCGCCACTCCGGCTACCCGGGCGGTCTCTCCTCGGTCTCCTACGCGGAGCTCCTGGAGAAGAACCCGGTCCGCGCCGTGGAGAAGGCCGTGCGCGGCATGCTCCCGAAGAACTCCCTGGCCGCCGAGCAGCTGCACAAGCTGAAGGTGTACCGCGGTGCCGAGCACCCGCACGCCGCCCAGCAGCCCAAGACGTTCGACATCACCCAGGTCGCCCAGTAA
- the rpsI gene encoding 30S ribosomal protein S9, translated as MTLNENESTEEVELTSYTSESAPAAEAVAVTERPALTVAGAAVGRRKQAIARVRVVPGSGQWTINGRALETYFPNKLHQQEVNDPFKLLELEGAYDVIARISGGGPSGQAGALRLGVARALNEIDRDNNRPALKKAGFLTRDPRVIERKKAGLKKARKASQFSKR; from the coding sequence ATGACTCTCAACGAGAATGAGTCGACCGAGGAAGTGGAGCTGACCAGCTACACCTCCGAGTCCGCCCCGGCCGCCGAGGCCGTCGCCGTCACCGAGCGCCCGGCCCTCACCGTCGCCGGTGCCGCCGTGGGCCGCCGCAAGCAGGCCATCGCCCGCGTCCGCGTGGTCCCGGGCTCCGGCCAGTGGACCATCAACGGCCGCGCGCTGGAGACCTACTTCCCGAACAAGCTGCACCAGCAGGAAGTCAACGACCCGTTCAAGCTCCTCGAGCTCGAGGGTGCCTACGACGTCATCGCCCGCATCTCCGGCGGTGGCCCCTCCGGCCAGGCCGGCGCCCTGCGCCTGGGCGTGGCCCGTGCCCTGAACGAGATCGACCGGGACAACAACCGTCCGGCGCTCAAGAAGGCCGGCTTCCTGACCCGCGACCCGCGCGTCATCGAGCGCAAGAAGGCCGGCCTCAAGAAGGCCCGCAAGGCCTCGCAGTTCTCGAAGCGCTGA
- a CDS encoding GtrA family protein encodes MNRLVRLANAKISRFALIGAFGAVLNVLIMVALISLQTEYVLAAIVAGELTIITNFIMQEKLVFTHLSGTHRSLPQRFVRSFTFNTLETGARIPFLWFLVEVAHVLSPLAQSVTLLAAFFLRYGYHLKVVYAAQEASSPSARRPVPLPSSPYPDA; translated from the coding sequence GTGAACAGGCTGGTCCGCCTGGCCAACGCCAAGATCTCGCGGTTCGCCCTCATCGGGGCCTTCGGAGCGGTGCTCAACGTCCTCATCATGGTGGCCCTGATCTCCCTGCAGACCGAGTACGTACTAGCGGCCATCGTCGCCGGGGAACTCACCATCATCACGAACTTCATCATGCAGGAGAAGCTTGTCTTCACTCACCTCTCCGGTACCCACCGGTCATTGCCACAGCGGTTCGTGAGGTCGTTCACCTTCAACACCCTGGAGACAGGCGCCCGCATACCATTCCTGTGGTTCCTGGTCGAGGTGGCCCATGTCCTCAGTCCGCTGGCACAGTCCGTGACACTCCTCGCTGCGTTCTTCCTCCGCTATGGCTATCACCTGAAGGTGGTCTATGCCGCCCAGGAGGCTTCCTCCCCGTCGGCGCGGCGACCGGTTCCACTGCCCTCCTCGCCTTACCCCGATGCTTGA